The following are encoded in a window of Herpetosiphonaceae bacterium genomic DNA:
- a CDS encoding aldo/keto reductase, which translates to MSTRTLFGAAALGQVSQEEADRTLEMLMQYGVNHLDTAASYGDAELRMGPWMERYRDRFFLATKTGQRTYQAALDEIQRSLERLRVDSVDLLQLHNLVDEIEWTTALGPGGALEAAIEARRQGLVRFIGVTGHGTTVARMHVRSLERFDFDSVLLPYSVMMMRDQQYAADFEALFALCQQRNVAVQTIKAITRGPWSDQPRTRATWYEPLEEQPDIDTAVHWVLGRPGTFLNTVGDINLLPRVLDAAARYQTRPSDAEVAALIERTQMAPLFV; encoded by the coding sequence TTGAGCACGCGCACGCTGTTTGGAGCGGCGGCGCTGGGCCAGGTTTCCCAGGAGGAGGCCGACCGGACGCTAGAGATGTTGATGCAGTACGGCGTGAACCATCTCGATACCGCCGCCAGCTACGGCGACGCTGAGCTACGTATGGGACCCTGGATGGAGCGCTACCGCGATCGATTCTTTCTGGCGACCAAGACCGGCCAGCGAACGTATCAGGCGGCGCTCGACGAGATCCAGCGCTCGCTGGAGCGTCTGCGTGTCGACTCGGTCGATCTGCTTCAGTTGCATAACCTCGTCGACGAGATCGAGTGGACGACCGCGCTGGGTCCGGGCGGCGCGCTGGAGGCGGCGATCGAGGCGCGGCGGCAAGGGCTGGTCCGCTTCATCGGTGTCACCGGCCACGGCACGACCGTCGCGCGGATGCACGTGCGTAGCCTGGAGCGCTTTGATTTCGACTCGGTGCTGCTGCCCTACAGCGTGATGATGATGCGCGATCAGCAGTACGCCGCCGATTTCGAGGCGCTCTTTGCGCTCTGTCAGCAGCGCAACGTGGCCGTGCAGACGATCAAGGCGATTACGCGCGGGCCGTGGAGCGATCAGCCTCGGACGCGCGCGACGTGGTACGAGCCGCTGGAAGAGCAGCCCGACATCGACACCGCCGTCCACTGGGTGCTGGGGCGTCCGGGCACGTTCCTCAACACTGTTGGCGACATCAACCTGCTGCCCAGGGTGCTCGACGCCGCAGCGCGCTACCAGACACGACCGTCGGATGCCGAGGTGGCGGCGCTGATCGAGCGGACGCAGATGGCACCGCTGTTTGTATAG
- a CDS encoding lytic polysaccharide monooxygenase gives MIARRIPAFGLALIAAGFVLALCASLVQAHGSMQTPISRSYNCFLEGPEHPISAACQAAVAVGGTQALYDWNEINLANANGQHRSLIPDGKLCSAGRDKYKGFDLARSDWKAQTLPTSGSFTFRYRATAPHRGYFQLYVTRSGYNPTLPLKWSDLEATPFATISDPPLVDGAYVMSAQLPQGKTGRHLIYAIWQRTDSPEAFYSCSDVIFGSSTLPTATPIRTATPTPIRTPTPTPIRTATPTPTSVGVYPAWAPNTYYAVGARVSYGGKNYECIQAHTSQVGWEPPIVPALWKLI, from the coding sequence ATGATTGCCCGCAGGATACCCGCGTTCGGGCTGGCACTCATTGCCGCAGGATTCGTGCTGGCCCTATGCGCCAGCCTGGTGCAGGCCCACGGCTCGATGCAGACGCCGATCAGCCGATCCTACAACTGCTTTCTGGAAGGCCCTGAGCATCCAATCTCCGCCGCATGCCAGGCGGCGGTTGCGGTCGGCGGAACGCAGGCGCTGTACGACTGGAACGAGATCAACCTGGCGAACGCCAACGGTCAACATCGCTCACTGATCCCGGATGGTAAGCTGTGCAGCGCCGGGCGGGATAAGTACAAAGGCTTCGATCTGGCGCGATCCGACTGGAAGGCGCAGACGCTGCCCACGAGCGGCAGCTTCACATTCCGCTACCGCGCGACCGCACCGCATCGGGGCTACTTCCAGCTCTATGTCACCCGAAGCGGCTACAATCCAACGCTGCCCCTGAAGTGGTCGGATCTTGAAGCAACGCCCTTCGCGACCATCAGCGACCCGCCGCTCGTCGATGGGGCGTATGTGATGAGCGCGCAGCTTCCGCAGGGCAAGACCGGCAGGCATCTGATCTACGCGATCTGGCAGCGCACCGACAGCCCGGAGGCGTTCTACTCCTGTTCGGACGTGATCTTTGGCAGCAGCACGCTGCCAACCGCGACGCCCATCCGCACCGCCACGCCCACGCCCATCCGCACGCCAACGCCCACGCCCATCCGCACCGCAACGCCCACACCGACCAGCGTCGGCGTGTACCCGGCGTGGGCACCCAACACCTACTATGCGGTCGGCGCGCGCGTCAGTTACGGCGGCAAGAACTACGAGTGTATCCAGGCGCATACCTCGCAGGTTGGCTGGGAGCCGCCGATCGTGCCCGCGCTCTGGAAGCTCATCTAG
- a CDS encoding choice-of-anchor Q domain-containing protein, which produces MLEMYIVTPQRGVSRPQGARCDIGAFERESTPTLTPRARLPLIAW; this is translated from the coding sequence ATGCTAGAGATGTACATCGTCACGCCTCAGCGCGGTGTCAGCCGTCCCCAGGGCGCTCGCTGCGACATTGGAGCGTTCGAGCGCGAATCGACGCCCACGCTGACGCCGCGTGCCCGTCTGCCGCTGATCGCCTGGTAG
- a CDS encoding phosphatidate cytidylyltransferase, which produces MKLRSEHTTFPARSAATDYMREIVRRSVTALLMVPLAVGLIYAGGWLMGAAVALLAAGGTYEFYRLAAQRGIHAIAAPGYAASAGFVLLATAYPALATVAPWLWLLSIALVFVAAAATAWARTADQQPFATIGVTVVGALWTGGSLAFLPLLRHLSADPAFGALRQEALAGFALALFPLALTWTSDSAAYFIGHTWGRHKLLPRVSPGKSWEGAIGGLVAAMLVGVAYALIIFQRWLELPINGLVGALCGAIVAIVGPPGDLAKSALKREAGVKDAGQIFPGHGGIIDRFDALFFVLPVIYGVLRLVLEPTLPGGG; this is translated from the coding sequence ATGAAGCTACGAAGCGAACACACGACCTTCCCGGCGCGTTCCGCCGCGACCGATTACATGCGTGAGATCGTTCGGCGGAGTGTGACGGCGCTGCTGATGGTGCCGCTGGCTGTGGGCCTGATCTACGCTGGCGGCTGGCTGATGGGCGCTGCGGTCGCGCTGCTGGCGGCGGGCGGCACCTATGAGTTCTACCGGCTGGCCGCGCAGCGCGGTATTCACGCAATTGCCGCGCCGGGCTACGCCGCGTCTGCGGGCTTCGTGCTGCTTGCCACCGCCTACCCGGCGCTGGCTACGGTCGCGCCCTGGCTCTGGCTGCTCTCGATCGCCCTGGTGTTCGTGGCCGCTGCAGCCACGGCCTGGGCACGCACCGCCGATCAGCAGCCCTTCGCCACGATCGGCGTGACGGTTGTCGGCGCGCTGTGGACCGGCGGGAGTCTGGCCTTTTTGCCGCTGCTGCGTCACCTGAGCGCAGATCCCGCGTTTGGCGCGCTTCGGCAGGAAGCACTGGCCGGATTTGCGCTGGCGCTCTTCCCGCTGGCGCTGACCTGGACCAGCGACAGCGCGGCCTATTTCATCGGCCACACCTGGGGGCGGCACAAGCTGCTGCCCCGCGTCAGCCCCGGCAAGAGCTGGGAAGGCGCGATTGGGGGCCTCGTCGCCGCCATGCTGGTCGGCGTGGCCTACGCGCTGATCATCTTTCAACGATGGCTTGAGCTGCCGATCAACGGACTCGTAGGCGCACTCTGCGGCGCGATCGTCGCGATCGTCGGCCCACCCGGCGATCTGGCGAAGTCGGCGCTGAAGCGCGAGGCCGGAGTCAAAGACGCAGGCCAGATCTTTCCGGGCCACGGCGGCATCATCGACCGCTTTGACGCGCTGTTCTTCGTCCTTCCGGTGATCTACGGTGTGCTCCGCCTGGTGCTGGAGCCGACGCTTCCGGGCGGCGGATAG
- a CDS encoding NAD(P)-binding domain-containing protein gives MNQLPQRDHTDPHIYDLAIIGAGPIGLELAVCCKRAGIDYIQLDARQIGYTLTWWPRNTHFFSTTERLALAGVPIQNNHQQRITGEEYLAYLRGIVEQFDLQINTYEPVTSLERASDEFVLTTQPLTGERCYRSRRVVLAIGDMHGPNRLHLPGEHLPHVSYYFRDPHDYFRRKLLIIGGKNSAVEAALRCWRAGAQVTLSYRRAQFDEQRVKHWLLPDLMAQIEAGTIGFLPETIPVEITATHVVLASTASRDASDEPILHPTDFVLLNTGFRGEQHLLEMIGVEIRGENRVPVFDPATMETNIPGLFLAGTVAAGIQQRYTLFIENSHEHVGKIITTITGRWPERLGSIPSRNYDLAFERIESN, from the coding sequence GTGAATCAACTTCCACAGCGGGATCACACCGATCCGCACATATACGACCTGGCGATCATCGGAGCGGGGCCGATCGGCCTGGAGCTGGCGGTGTGCTGCAAGCGCGCGGGCATCGACTACATCCAGCTCGACGCGCGGCAGATTGGCTACACGCTGACGTGGTGGCCGCGCAATACCCACTTTTTCAGCACCACGGAGCGCCTCGCGCTGGCGGGCGTGCCGATCCAGAACAATCATCAGCAGCGCATCACCGGCGAGGAATACCTGGCCTATCTGCGCGGTATCGTCGAGCAGTTCGATCTCCAGATTAACACCTACGAGCCGGTAACGTCGCTTGAGCGCGCTTCGGACGAGTTTGTGCTGACGACGCAGCCGTTGACCGGCGAGCGGTGCTACCGTAGCAGGCGCGTCGTGCTTGCCATCGGCGATATGCACGGGCCGAACCGGCTGCATCTTCCGGGCGAGCACCTGCCGCATGTCTCGTACTACTTCCGTGATCCTCATGACTATTTTCGTAGAAAATTACTGATTATCGGTGGTAAAAACTCAGCGGTAGAGGCCGCGCTGCGCTGCTGGCGGGCGGGGGCTCAGGTAACGCTGAGCTATCGCCGCGCCCAGTTCGACGAGCAGCGCGTTAAGCACTGGCTGCTGCCGGACCTGATGGCGCAGATCGAGGCGGGAACGATCGGCTTCCTGCCTGAGACGATACCGGTCGAGATCACAGCGACCCATGTCGTGCTGGCTTCCACGGCAAGCCGCGATGCGAGCGACGAGCCGATCCTGCACCCCACCGACTTTGTTCTGCTCAACACAGGCTTTCGCGGCGAGCAGCATCTGCTGGAGATGATCGGCGTCGAGATTCGGGGAGAAAACCGCGTGCCCGTCTTCGACCCGGCGACGATGGAGACAAACATACCTGGCCTGTTCCTGGCTGGCACCGTCGCGGCGGGGATACAGCAGCGCTACACGCTCTTTATCGAGAATAGTCACGAGCATGTCGGCAAGATCATCACGACGATCACCGGCCGCTGGCCGGAGCGGCTGGGCTCGATCCCATCGCGCAACTACGATCTGGCGTTCGAGCGGATCGAATCCAACTGA
- a CDS encoding oxygenase MpaB family protein, whose protein sequence is MHYTNTLLDRLRFVGDPDPDRIVAELARDGQIETVNHLLRHLIHNAQPIPAELPDNIELWLRDMAQLPAWVDRARIDRAATFFVEHGMAITLLLSTSGLVGCYAAHKGVKVMTFTYRMGQNPYHRIAETGQFVLSALTPGGLFEQGRGLLTTLKVRLMHAAVRYLIRQTGRWDEATLGVPINQEDLLGTLMVFSYGIIWGLRELGTHVTDEQAEDYLYAWRVIGSILGIDPTVMPTCCEDAHALSLKIAQRQHGPSPEGVQMTRALLQMHADLIPGTTFDGIVPALIRKTIGDEIADWLDIPRSSWEIVVKHVKSAGAILDHLDRATGTAATVVDRVGIALLQREAIRVAEYERGAFAIPTDLRDAWASKGLSIAQEPHL, encoded by the coding sequence ATGCACTACACGAATACCCTCCTCGATCGGCTGCGATTCGTCGGCGACCCCGATCCCGATCGGATCGTTGCCGAGCTTGCTCGCGACGGTCAGATCGAAACCGTCAACCACCTGCTTCGTCACCTGATTCACAACGCCCAGCCCATCCCGGCGGAGCTACCCGATAACATCGAGTTGTGGCTGCGCGATATGGCGCAGCTTCCTGCCTGGGTCGATCGCGCGCGGATCGATCGCGCCGCGACATTCTTTGTCGAGCACGGCATGGCGATCACGCTGCTCCTCAGCACCAGCGGCCTGGTCGGCTGCTACGCGGCGCACAAAGGTGTTAAGGTGATGACCTTTACCTATCGCATGGGCCAGAATCCTTATCATCGCATCGCCGAAACCGGCCAGTTCGTGTTGTCGGCGCTCACGCCCGGCGGCCTCTTCGAGCAGGGTCGCGGCCTGCTGACCACGCTCAAGGTACGGCTGATGCACGCAGCGGTGCGCTACCTGATCCGGCAAACCGGACGATGGGACGAGGCCACGCTGGGTGTTCCGATCAATCAGGAGGACCTGCTGGGTACGCTGATGGTCTTTTCGTACGGGATCATCTGGGGGCTGCGTGAGCTTGGTACCCACGTGACCGACGAGCAGGCCGAGGATTATCTGTATGCCTGGCGCGTGATCGGCAGCATCCTGGGGATCGACCCGACGGTAATGCCTACGTGCTGCGAAGACGCGCACGCGCTGTCGCTCAAGATCGCGCAGCGCCAGCACGGACCGTCGCCTGAGGGTGTGCAGATGACGCGGGCGCTGTTGCAGATGCACGCCGATCTGATCCCTGGCACAACCTTCGACGGCATCGTACCCGCGCTGATCCGCAAGACGATCGGCGACGAGATCGCCGACTGGCTGGATATTCCGCGCAGCTCGTGGGAGATCGTCGTCAAGCACGTCAAGAGTGCGGGAGCGATTCTGGATCATCTCGACCGCGCGACGGGCACTGCTGCCACGGTCGTCGATCGGGTAGGCATTGCGCTCTTACAGCGTGAGGCGATCCGTGTGGCCGAGTATGAGCGTGGCGCGTTTGCGATCCCGACCGACCTGCGCGATGCGTGGGCCAGCAAAGGCCTGTCTATTGCCCAGGAGCCGCATCTATGA
- a CDS encoding FAD-dependent oxidoreductase — protein sequence MSRPVRVLMLGGGYVAIGLIRSLRQAIRRGEIEVTVVSRENYHVFHGFVPDLVTGRIGPDQILSPARRVLKPARLHVAEIEAIDLERRRVTTSRKLDGRVYELDYDHLVLGLGSRDNLTAYPGLAEHAFRLKTYDDCFQLRNHILTMLELAQIEPDPIERRRLLTFFVAGGGYAGTEVAANLCEYLRKLIRRDYPQLAGNAWRVVLVHPDTAILPELAGTSGDTSQRRAFPRLVAYATEHLRRLGVEVLTETRVVWTTPGEVGLSNGQRIPARTIISAVGTRPASLIEQLPLDRAASGKVRVDADLRVAGQPNVWAGGDCAAVPHPHGGICPPVAVYALEHGKQIGKNLLRVVGGQVPQPFHYVAFGQGVAIGRRHAVAEVKGFQMKGRLAWVIGRVLLLMYVPSGERRVRLLLDWLMSWLFGRNAVEASVADADDYEICHHVFQPGEIIVEQGQRGRYIYLIMEGEVEVLDRCNAGETIRQTLGPGSHFGHTTLNGDRERAIRARTCVQAVTVRADQARRLRQVLAPLTAVE from the coding sequence ATGAGCCGTCCGGTGCGCGTGCTGATGCTCGGCGGCGGCTATGTTGCGATCGGCCTGATCCGCAGCCTGCGCCAGGCGATCCGGCGCGGCGAGATCGAGGTCACGGTGGTCAGCCGCGAAAACTATCATGTCTTCCACGGCTTCGTGCCCGATCTGGTCACGGGACGCATCGGCCCCGACCAGATCCTCAGCCCCGCGCGGCGGGTGCTCAAGCCTGCGCGCCTGCATGTCGCCGAGATCGAGGCGATCGACCTTGAGCGCCGACGGGTGACGACCAGCCGCAAGCTCGATGGGCGAGTCTACGAGCTGGATTACGATCATCTGGTGCTTGGCCTTGGCTCGCGCGATAATCTGACGGCCTATCCGGGCCTGGCCGAGCACGCCTTTCGGCTGAAGACGTACGACGACTGTTTTCAACTACGCAATCATATTCTGACGATGCTTGAGCTGGCGCAGATCGAGCCGGACCCGATCGAGCGGCGGCGGCTGCTGACCTTTTTTGTCGCCGGTGGCGGCTATGCCGGGACTGAGGTCGCCGCTAATCTCTGCGAGTATCTGCGCAAACTGATCCGACGCGACTATCCGCAGCTTGCGGGCAATGCCTGGCGCGTTGTGCTGGTCCACCCCGACACGGCGATTTTGCCGGAGCTGGCTGGCACGAGCGGTGATACCAGCCAGCGCAGGGCGTTTCCCCGGCTGGTGGCCTACGCGACTGAGCATTTGCGGCGTCTCGGCGTGGAGGTGCTGACGGAGACACGAGTCGTCTGGACGACGCCCGGCGAGGTTGGGCTGTCGAATGGGCAGCGCATCCCGGCGCGGACGATCATCAGCGCGGTTGGCACCCGGCCAGCCAGCCTGATCGAGCAGTTGCCGCTCGATCGCGCCGCGAGTGGAAAGGTTCGGGTCGATGCGGATCTGCGGGTTGCCGGGCAGCCCAACGTGTGGGCCGGTGGTGACTGTGCCGCCGTGCCGCATCCACACGGCGGCATTTGCCCGCCGGTCGCGGTGTACGCGCTGGAGCACGGCAAGCAGATCGGCAAGAATCTGCTGCGCGTCGTCGGCGGGCAGGTGCCACAGCCGTTTCACTACGTCGCGTTTGGTCAGGGCGTGGCGATCGGGCGCCGCCATGCCGTAGCGGAGGTCAAAGGCTTCCAGATGAAGGGCAGGCTGGCCTGGGTGATCGGGCGGGTGCTGCTGCTGATGTATGTGCCGAGCGGCGAGCGGCGGGTGCGGCTGCTGCTCGACTGGCTGATGAGCTGGCTCTTCGGGCGCAACGCGGTCGAGGCCAGCGTGGCCGACGCCGACGACTACGAGATCTGCCACCATGTCTTTCAGCCGGGCGAGATCATCGTCGAGCAGGGCCAGCGCGGGCGGTACATCTACCTGATTATGGAGGGCGAGGTCGAGGTGCTCGATCGGTGCAATGCAGGCGAGACGATTCGCCAGACGCTTGGACCCGGCAGCCACTTCGGGCACACCACGCTTAACGGAGATCGCGAGCGGGCGATCCGCGCGCGAACCTGCGTGCAGGCGGTCACGGTGCGCGCCGATCAAGCGCGGCGGCTGCGACAGGTGCTCGCCCCGCTGACGGCGGTCGAGTAG
- a CDS encoding DoxX family protein — translation MWRRSNTSTRDLGLLALRLTAGGLMAGHGAQKLFGAFGGYGLEGTGGWLESIGLKPGKNWAMMAGGAEFGSGMLTALGFLHPLGPISMFGPMIMAWTTVHTGKPIWATSGGAELPLMYLATASALGLTGPGSYSLDEAFGVEVPTSLVLLTAAGVAAGIGAGIMMQEPPPQEQADEAGGELQAGTEAGGEGIDTALAAGE, via the coding sequence ATGTGGAGACGATCTAACACTTCGACCAGGGACCTGGGGCTGCTGGCGCTTCGGCTAACGGCGGGCGGACTCATGGCCGGGCACGGCGCTCAGAAGCTCTTTGGCGCGTTCGGCGGCTACGGGCTGGAAGGCACCGGCGGCTGGCTCGAATCGATCGGACTGAAGCCGGGCAAGAACTGGGCGATGATGGCAGGCGGAGCCGAGTTCGGCAGCGGCATGCTGACGGCGCTGGGCTTTTTGCATCCTCTGGGGCCGATCTCGATGTTTGGCCCGATGATCATGGCCTGGACGACAGTCCACACAGGCAAGCCGATCTGGGCGACGAGCGGTGGAGCGGAGCTGCCGCTGATGTATCTGGCCACTGCGAGCGCGCTCGGTCTGACCGGACCAGGAAGCTACTCGCTCGACGAAGCCTTCGGCGTCGAGGTGCCGACGTCGCTTGTGCTGCTGACGGCAGCCGGCGTCGCAGCCGGTATCGGCGCGGGGATCATGATGCAGGAGCCGCCGCCGCAGGAGCAGGCGGACGAGGCCGGTGGCGAGCTTCAGGCTGGCACGGAGGCCGGTGGTGAAGGCATCGACACGGCGCTGGCGGCAGGCGAGTAG
- a CDS encoding right-handed parallel beta-helix repeat-containing protein encodes MIGALGALIILAACGALDEADIRLAMKDNTFGPQVVRVPVGGTLQIENEGRNPHNVYAVDSSWSTAASFGSVAMPPGAATRITFDRAGRYPFYCSFHATADGRRGMVGVLIVGDAIGETLETDERATPRQAASGGVRRVPEQYPAIQDAIDAAVPGDLILIGPGIYHEQVTVTTPSLVIRGTDRNLVILDGEFQRVNGIEVLAADGVAVENITARNYLLNGFYWTGVTGYRGSYLTAYNNGDYGVYAFDSVDGVFDHSYASGSPDSGFYIGQCYPCKAVINDVIAEHNALGYSGTNAGGDLYIVRSIWRNNMAGIVPNSLDTELNPPERETTIVANLIENNNNIAAPTHPLQYPALGNGIVLAGGVGNVVARNVIVDHARHGVMVAPNIDRNLWFASDNRVEDNIIRGSGRADLALAGPAGSGNCFSGNQARQTMPPGLELLHGCADLRLPLGGDLSTTTETLGFVAQAKRGDYPHNEVQRQPVPPPQPPLPGGADAPVRPAHQVFASYDEVDLRNLASLEPPAAAQELASTQPQEVVVAGLTVTQPGFWQLLFGLYGYVLPFILLAAWVSLAFWDLARQETIGRGRALAWVAIILLVPFLGVIAYHAFGGAKIAGWLRAAIVGGGLLAYLLIVGIGLAIGGVF; translated from the coding sequence GTGATCGGAGCGCTTGGGGCGCTGATAATCCTCGCCGCCTGCGGCGCGCTGGATGAGGCGGATATTCGCCTCGCGATGAAAGATAACACCTTTGGCCCCCAGGTGGTGCGCGTGCCGGTCGGAGGAACGCTCCAGATCGAGAACGAGGGGCGCAATCCGCACAATGTCTACGCCGTCGACAGCTCGTGGTCTACCGCCGCTAGCTTCGGCAGCGTGGCAATGCCGCCCGGCGCGGCTACCCGGATCACGTTTGATCGGGCGGGGCGCTATCCATTCTACTGCTCGTTCCATGCAACAGCCGACGGGCGGCGCGGTATGGTTGGGGTGCTGATCGTCGGCGATGCGATCGGCGAGACGCTTGAGACTGACGAGCGCGCGACGCCTCGGCAGGCCGCCAGCGGCGGTGTGCGCCGCGTGCCGGAGCAGTATCCTGCCATTCAGGACGCTATTGATGCGGCAGTGCCCGGGGATCTGATCCTGATCGGCCCCGGTATCTACCACGAGCAGGTGACGGTGACAACGCCCTCGCTGGTCATCCGTGGCACCGATCGCAACCTGGTTATTCTTGATGGCGAGTTCCAGCGCGTCAACGGCATTGAGGTGCTGGCAGCCGATGGCGTAGCCGTTGAAAATATCACCGCGCGAAACTATCTCTTGAACGGTTTCTACTGGACGGGTGTCACCGGCTATCGCGGCTCGTACCTGACGGCCTACAACAACGGCGATTATGGCGTGTACGCCTTCGACTCGGTGGATGGCGTGTTCGATCACTCCTACGCATCGGGATCGCCCGATTCGGGCTTCTACATCGGCCAGTGCTATCCCTGCAAAGCGGTCATCAACGATGTGATCGCCGAGCATAACGCCCTGGGCTACTCCGGCACCAACGCGGGCGGCGATCTGTATATTGTCCGCTCGATCTGGCGCAACAATATGGCCGGGATCGTGCCCAACTCGCTCGATACCGAGCTTAACCCGCCGGAGCGCGAGACGACGATCGTCGCCAATCTGATCGAGAACAACAACAACATCGCCGCGCCGACTCATCCGCTCCAGTATCCGGCGCTCGGCAACGGTATCGTGCTGGCCGGTGGTGTTGGTAATGTCGTCGCCCGCAATGTGATTGTCGATCACGCCAGGCACGGCGTGATGGTCGCGCCCAACATCGACCGGAATCTCTGGTTTGCAAGCGATAATCGCGTCGAGGATAACATCATCCGGGGATCGGGGAGGGCTGACCTCGCGCTGGCCGGTCCTGCGGGTAGCGGTAATTGCTTCTCCGGCAACCAGGCCCGGCAGACGATGCCGCCGGGCCTTGAGCTGCTCCACGGCTGCGCCGACCTGCGACTTCCGCTTGGCGGCGATCTCTCGACAACCACCGAGACGCTCGGCTTCGTCGCGCAGGCAAAGCGCGGCGACTATCCGCATAACGAGGTGCAGCGCCAGCCGGTGCCGCCGCCGCAGCCACCGCTGCCGGGCGGTGCCGACGCGCCGGTTCGTCCGGCGCATCAGGTCTTCGCAAGCTATGACGAGGTCGATCTGCGCAACCTTGCATCGCTCGAACCGCCCGCAGCAGCTCAGGAGCTCGCTTCAACGCAGCCACAGGAGGTCGTCGTGGCAGGTCTTACCGTTACACAGCCCGGCTTCTGGCAGCTTCTCTTCGGCCTGTACGGCTATGTGCTGCCGTTCATCCTGCTGGCGGCCTGGGTTTCGCTCGCATTCTGGGATCTTGCCCGCCAGGAGACGATCGGGCGTGGTCGGGCGCTGGCCTGGGTAGCGATCATTCTGCTGGTCCCATTCCTTGGCGTGATCGCCTACCATGCCTTCGGCGGCGCGAAGATCGCGGGCTGGCTGCGCGCGGCTATTGTCGGCGGCGGCCTGCTGGCGTACCTGCTGATCGTCGGCATCGGGCTGGCAATCGGTGGTGTGTTCTAG
- a CDS encoding DUF4157 domain-containing protein yields the protein MAAPPIVDEVIASHGQPLDAATRGFMEARFGHDFGGVRVHADAKANESARQIAALAYTSGPNIVFASNRYDPVTAAGRRLLAHELAHVVQQTSGGPASGVSRAIQRQPDPAAGTGPLQLPPVGSVDLRENASPLLASALGSTTVDRFGMGSAAIPKAGEDSLRYAARQILFFIRKYPRSTVHIAGHTDRVGTDERNLDLGQQRADAVMAFLQQEGVPPEIMSTESKGESEPVVPTKNDQPEPRNRRVNVFFRVEKSTLSLGLDPSLKPPSPPQAPPTTVPVPTIPKLPLDFGLGKPRIPYRDPAETEMWKRYEEDRRKIEEFDRTHPRETKSLGQAVIDLVMKDVVKPILKELPLPEGLRKKAEEGIRKGLEAGSEKACEAAIDQLNVGSSEKDALKAACKAALKQKPGGKP from the coding sequence ATGGCCGCACCGCCGATTGTGGACGAGGTGATCGCCTCGCACGGACAGCCGCTCGATGCGGCGACACGCGGGTTTATGGAAGCGCGCTTCGGCCATGACTTTGGCGGGGTGCGCGTGCATGCGGACGCTAAGGCAAATGAGTCGGCGCGGCAGATCGCTGCGCTTGCCTATACATCCGGCCCAAACATTGTCTTTGCTTCCAATCGCTATGACCCGGTCACGGCGGCGGGACGGCGGCTGCTGGCCCACGAGCTTGCCCATGTTGTCCAGCAGACGAGCGGCGGGCCTGCCTCCGGCGTGAGTCGGGCGATTCAACGCCAGCCGGACCCGGCTGCTGGGACCGGCCCGCTTCAACTTCCGCCTGTCGGATCTGTTGATCTGCGCGAAAATGCCTCGCCGTTGTTGGCGAGCGCCCTGGGATCGACGACAGTGGATCGCTTCGGTATGGGAAGCGCCGCGATCCCCAAGGCTGGTGAAGACTCCCTGCGCTATGCCGCCCGGCAAATCCTGTTTTTCATCCGCAAGTATCCCCGATCGACGGTCCACATCGCCGGTCATACCGACCGGGTGGGCACGGATGAGCGCAATCTTGACCTGGGCCAGCAGCGCGCGGATGCGGTTATGGCCTTCTTGCAGCAAGAGGGTGTCCCGCCTGAGATCATGAGCACCGAGAGTAAGGGCGAGAGCGAGCCGGTTGTGCCGACGAAAAACGATCAGCCCGAACCCCGCAACCGGCGCGTAAATGTCTTCTTCCGCGTGGAAAAAAGCACCCTCTCGCTTGGCCTCGATCCTTCGCTCAAGCCGCCATCGCCGCCGCAGGCGCCGCCCACAACCGTGCCGGTCCCAACGATACCGAAGCTGCCGCTCGACTTTGGTCTGGGGAAGCCAAGGATTCCGTATCGTGATCCGGCAGAAACCGAGATGTGGAAGCGGTATGAGGAGGATCGGCGAAAGATTGAGGAATTCGACCGCACGCATCCCAGGGAGACAAAGAGCCTGGGCCAGGCGGTTATCGATCTGGTGATGAAAGATGTGGTAAAGCCGATCCTCAAAGAGCTGCCGCTGCCCGAAGGCCTCCGCAAGAAAGCCGAAGAGGGTATTCGTAAGGGTCTGGAGGCCGGGAGCGAGAAAGCGTGCGAGGCCGCGATCGATCAGCTGAATGTCGGAAGCAGTGAGAAGGACGCGCTCAAGGCTGCCTGCAAGGCGGCGCTTAAGCAAAAGCCTGGCGGGAAGCCGTAG